CATAAGTACGCACATACTGCtgcctcctcttctctttctccgcctccttatccaacacctcctcctctactgtGGGGGAGATAAACATGACATCGTCTCACTGTTTTTCCGCTTGTGTGTAAGTTTTCCTGGTGCTGACGTCAGAACACGCTTCAATACATATGAATGTCAAATAGTTTTACATACATGAGGTGTGCttgatttacactgaacaaacatataaacgcaacatgtaaagtgttggtcacatttttcatgagctgaaataaaagatcccagaaattgtccaaacgcacaaaaagcttcttctctcaaatgttgtgcacaaatgtgtttacatcccggttagtgagcatttctcctttgccaagataatccatgacaggtgtggcatatcaagaagctgattaaacagcatgatcgttacacaggtgcaccttgtgctgggggacaataaaaggccactctgaaatatgcagttttgtcacacaaacacaatgtctcaagttttgagggagagtgcaattggcatgctgaatgcaggaatgtccagcaAAGTTGTTGCAAGATcatttcatgttaatttctctaccataagccgcctccaacattgttttagagaattcggcagtacatccaacaggcctcacaaccgcagaccacgtgtaaccacgccagcctcattctgattggttgggcctggcttcccagtgggtgggcatataccctcccaggcccacccatgaatGCACccctacccagtcatgtgaaatccatagattagggccaaatttatttatttcaattgactgatttccttctatgaactgtaaaatcgttaaaatattttaaattgttgaATGTatcgttcatatttttgttcagtacagctTGGTACAATAGAACTAATTGAGAAGTCCTAAAAGTGCAACGCCTACCGTGCTCAGGTTCAGGCTCGGGTGGTGGGGCCATCATTTCACAACCCAGGGACGGAACTAGGCTCTGGAGATTCTGCTagaggagacaggacacacacacacacagccagatcagcacacacacacacacatgtacccttacaccaccccccacccccctctcccccaccataTTCTCGTTGGTGACGATGAAGCGCTCCACcctctgttgtctcctcctgAACATCTTGGATCCCTTGTTGGTCATAAGAGACAATTCCTCCAGCATGGTGTCTTTAGGAGTCTTGATCTTAGTGCCCAGATCAAACTCTGATGCCTCGGGGTCCGATTCTTCATCTGTAGAAGGGGGAAACACAATGTCATTGAATGAGATGACATGTACTGTAATTTACATATCCCTGATTGCATTGATTCCAATGCTAAGTTCACAAAGCATCACAGTCCCACCTTTACTATGTAAAGTGATTTGAGCTCTGGAGACGGGCTATATTAATCCATTCAATTATCAATCAATATTCTCTTCCCAGACCCATATCACCACTAACTCTTTcaccccctcccccatcctctagTCTAAACTCCCAACTCCGAAGCACTGTTGATCTGAAAGTGCAGATAGCTGCGAACAACATGGCGAAAATTCCAACTTAACCAATATGAGAGCAAAGGTGGAAATAGTCAAATGTTACAtggtccttctgtctctctctctctctctctctctctctctctctctctctctctctctctctctcctatactcttctcttctctctctctctctctctctctctctctctctctcctctctctctctctctctccctattccctatctctctctctctctccctattccctatatctctttctctctctctctctctctctccctattccctatatctctctctctccctattccctatatctctttctctctctctctctccctattccctatatctctctctctccccctattccctatatctctttctctctctctctctccctattccctatatctctctctccctattccctatatctctcgctctccctattccataaatctctttctctctctctctccctattccctatatctctctatctctccgtattccctatttctctctctctctctctctctctctctctctctctctctctctctctctctctctctctctcatctctctctctctctctcctctctctcctctctctctcactctctctctctcctctctctctctctctctctctctctctctctctcctctctctctctctctctctattcgctatatctctttctctttctctctctctccatattccctatatctctttctctatctctccccctattccctatctctctctctctctgataaaaGTGTCAAATGTGTTTTACAGATGGCTGGCTGGTCTGCTCTCGTCCCCGTAAAACGTTCTACTCATCATCCGCTACACACTCTCTGATATCACTCACAACACCTGGAGCCCagccacacaatacacacacacacacacacacacacacacacacacacacacacacacacacacacacacacacacacacacacacacacacacacacacacacacacacacacacacacaaggctggCAAAGCAATCCTGTGCTGAGCTTGCAGTAGCTTGCAGTACCTTGTAAatcaggactgtgtgtgtgtggtctgtgtgtgtgtgtgtgtgtgcgtgtgggcgtgtgtgcgcgtgcatgcgtCATACCGTCCTGGGTGATGTTGGTCAGATCAGTAATGATCTTGTTGGCCTTCTTCCTCTTTGGGGGGGCGGGAGTTGAGAGAGGCATGACTAGAGCCTGCACCAATCAGAAATACACAGTTCAAATCAACAGCCAATCACAGAGCGATCGGTGACATCCACCAATCCCAATCAgactgataatgatgatgatgatgatgatacatgacTGACCCGATAAGGAAAGGTTTTAGGTTTCTAGGGAAACATTACTCTGAGGCTCTGAGCCTGTGGGTCTATATTCCATACTGTAGTTGGTGTAATTGGTTTAATCTGCTGTAATTGAAGCTCCTGCTGGAATCCAACACCCTGTAGCTATTATTACTACATGTTCCACAGCAGCTCTGTTGAGTGCTACTgtcaccactcacacacacacacacacacacacacacacacacacacacacacacacacacacacacacacacacacacacacacacacacacacacacacacacacacacacacacacacacacacacacatacacatacacacacagggcaaTTCCACAGTGACAGAGTAATGCTGAACtaagatttttcactttaaaatgtatgtcaaactatttgaccaaggagagtgatggagtgctgcatcagatgacctagcccctacaatcacctgaccttaacccaattgagaaggTTTGGGATGAGAAGGGCCgcatagtgaaggaaaagcagccaacaagtgctcagcatatgtgggaactccttcaagactgttggaaaagcattcctcgtgaagctggttgagcgaatgccaagaccgtgcaaagctgtcatcaaggcaaagggtggctacttttaagaatctcaaatataaaatacactttgatttgtttaacacttttttagtttctgcatgattctatatgtgttatttcatagttttgatgtcttcactgtttttctacaatatagaaaatagtaaaaataaagaaaaacccttctatgagtagctgtgtccgaacttttgactggtactgtatataaaatggATTGCCTATATCGTACACAATAAAGACAATCAATTACAGGTCAACATTTAAATATTGCTCCCGCTGAGGTGGGAGAACGCCAGGCTTATGGAGCTCCTGCTGGGTTAGCGTTGGGAAAAGTCCCCCAACTTCAGGAGAACGTGAGCCTGAATGTCTGGTTACCCCAAGCAGAAGGGACTCCTGTCCCGCTCACTATTCCTGTTTCAGCTGCCGATAAATCCCACCGGAGGACAATTAACATAGTCAGTCAGCACATTCCCAAACATCCCATTTCCCAAAACACTCCGCTCCTCCTCTAGAAGTCCCCAGATAATCTCTCtttccattcattttttttgcAGACGCTTTTCTCCAGAGGTATTTACAGGAGGAATTAGGGTTATATAGACACATTTTTCACCTAATCAgatggggattcaaaccagcgacctttcggttactggtccaacgctcttaaccactaggctacctgccgctcatcAACCTCACATTCCTAACTCACTCTGTTCTGATGGAACATGGAATGGGAATGGTTTCGGGAACAAGCAGGTCAACAGCATAGTTTGCATTCACTGACCATGTCGTCCTTCAACTTAGTACCCGATGATTTAACACGGGGCTGTCAAAGGTGTATCGAGTAAGTGTTGAAGAGTTTATCAGTCAGCCAGCGTTGCATAATCCATGCAGCTACTAGCTGATGTGAAACGATGCCGTTGATACATTTATTCGTTCATTTTATGATGTGATATGATACGCTGCCATATGGTGGATGACACATGATTCACACTGACGGGGACTTCTCTGCTTGGCACAGCACAGCCTAGCACAGTGCAGGCCCTGCCTGGCATAAACCCATGTTCAATCAACTCTCCAATTGGTATATAGCTCAATTCACTCCCTGCCTAGTAGCTTGACCCTACCCTGGTGACATTTAGACCTGTATCAGTCCTGCATCATTTCCCTATTATCACAACAATATAAGCCACAGACATgtactgcttgtgtgtgtgtgtgtgtgtgtgtgtgtgtgagtgaaagactgtgtgtgtgtgtgggattgcGTGGGCAGTGATGTCACAAACTCAGCCTTACCTCAGTAGAATCCTCAGGAATTAGAGAAGAAGGAAAGAAGGAGAAGAGTTGAAAGTATTCAAGAGAGTGTCCAagtgcctcccctcctctacaccCAAGAGGGAGTGAAACCCTAGCACAGGAAGGAGCTGGGCTATGGAggcctgggtgggtgggtggaggtTAAGGGTTCAGGTGGGCTAGGAGCTTCTTAAGGGTCTACGAGGAGACTGATACTATCTCTCAGATGCTCCTGAGGTCTATGTAtagaccaggagagagagagagagagagagagagagagagagagagagagagagagagagagagagagagagagagagagagagagaaagagagagagagagagagattttaagGGGTGTGTGTCAAAAGGGAGGGAGGAATAACGTAATAGAGGATAGAGAAAGATAATTCCTTATCCCGCTTCCCTCCGCTCCCTGAGCAGTGTGTTTCTCACCATACTGAAGTGTCCAGTCCATCCTTCAGACAGGATTTACACCTTTAGACTAAACAGGTGTCTGTGTCCCCATATCAATCAGATCTCTGTTACACAACTGACCAccaagagagcgagagggggggacagggacatagagagtgagagggggggagacggggacatagagagtgagagggggggagagagggggggacatagaggttgagaggggggagagagacggggacatagagagcgagaagggggagagagatggggacatagagagtgggggggggggacatagagagtgaggggggacatagagagtggaggaggtggacacagaaagtgaggggggagagagatggggacatagagagtgaggggggagatagagagcgaATTGATTCTTCTGATgtctttactttaataacatTGTCAAATGTATCAGTGTTTAGAGTCCAGCACTCAGCACTCAACCAGACGACTGGAGATTAACAGGACTAAAAATAGGAGGGGCGCTCGTGATAGTTAGCGTATGAAGATTCAAAAAGGGCCTAACGCCAAGAGAGCCACAGGACTGAGTTCAGTACCAGTTATTACCACAAGTGGATGAAGGTAGGGACGGTCCCATATGATCATAATACAACTCTTACCCAGTCCTTCATTCAAAATCGAATTAAATtgtattgtattggtcacatacacatggctagcagaagttaatgcgagtgtagcgaaatgcttgtgcttctagttccgaccatgcagtaatatctaacaagtaatctaacaatttcacaacaactaccttatacacacaattgTAAAGGAATGAAAAATAATATGTACattaaaatatatggatgagtgatggccgaacgccgtaggcaagatgcagtagatggtatagagtacagtatatacatatgagatgagtaatgtagggtatgtaaacattatataaagtgacattgtttaaagtgactagtgatacatttattacaaacAATTTTGAATTATTaggtggctagagatttgagtcagtatgttggcagcagccactcaatgttagtgatggctgtttaacagtctgatggccttgagatagaagctgtttttcagtctctcgggtcccagctttgatgcacctgtactgacctcgccttctggatgatagcggggtgaacaggcagtggctcggctggttgttgtccttgatgatctttttggccttcctgtgacatcgggtgctgtaggtgtcctggagggcaggtagtttgcccccggtgatgcgctgtgcagacctcactatcctctggagagccttacggttgtgggcagagcagttgccataccaggcggtgatacagcccgacaggatgctctcgattgtgcatctgtaaaatgcACCGAGGAAcataaaacgttccaccttctccactattgtcccgtcgatgtggatggggggctgctccctctgctgtttcctgtagtccacgatcatctcctttgttttgttgacgttgagaggttattttcctgacaccacactccgagggccctcacttcctccctgtaggccatctcgtcgttgttggtaatcaagcctaccactgtagtgtcatccgcaaacttgatgattgagttggaggcgtgcatggccacgcagtcgtgggtgaacagggagtacaggagaggggtgagaacgcacctttgtggggccccagtgttgaggatcagcggggtggagatgttgttttctaccctcaccacctgggggcatcctgtcagaaagtccaggacccagttgcacagggcggggttgacccagggtctcgagcttgatgacgagtttggagggtactatggtgttaaatgctgagctgtagacaatgaacagcattcttacataggtattccttatgtccagatgggttaggacagtgtgcagtgtgatggcgattgcgtcgtctgtggacctattggggcagtaagcaaattggagtgggtctagggtgtcaggtagggtggaggtgatatgatccttgactagtctctcaaagcacttcatgatgacggaagtgagtgctacggggcgatagtcgtttagctcagttaccttagctttcttgggaacaggaacaatggtggccctcttgaagcatatgggaacagcagactgggatagggattgattgaatatgtccgtaaacatatcagccagctggtctgcggatgctctgaggacgcggctagggatgccgtctgggccggcagccttgcgagggttaacacgtttatatgttttactcacgttggctgcggtgaaggagagcccgctggttttggtagcgggccgtgtcggtggcactgtattgtcctcaaagcgagcaaagaagctgtttagtttgtctgggagcaagacgtcggggTCCGCAACGGTGGCTTGATGTTGGTGACataggtagagacagacagacagacaggcagctggAGAGTTTCACGTCTAGTTTTATTTCTCTGAACCACAGAATAACAACTTAACAGCTCGCGTATCAACAATCAGACAAATCATCACCACTACCTCCTACCTCCCGTCCCTTCCACCCCTCACCTCCCTTCCTTATAACAATAAAGGGTGCACTTTATGAAGTGGGGAAAACATCTAACAAATGCATCCTGATGTACTACTGTGCAATACTCTGACACAATCAtatgaagccccccccccccccccccaaaaaaaacggtCTATTTTATAATATTCAGAATAAGAATATAATCACAATAATCATGACAATAATAAGTACAATATAGTTGTAACGGAGTCAGATCTCTATTTCAGATTCAGGCCTTTATGTGACCAACTGGGCCGTCTTCAATCCACGAGATGGTGTTAGCCCGCCAAGCTAAAGCCACAATGGCAGCACACAGCAGGCATATAGTCCATCCTAGTCTTTAACAGATTAGCATATTACCGAACAGTTTGTCTCTTAGAGAGGACTCTTATTTCCTCTCCTCtaatccctcctctccctcctccctcgctctctcgttcCACAGGCTTGTCTTTAGCACATCCTCCATGTATCAGTTTATCGCTCAACTTCATTCTTTATTTTCACCTTCATTCTGTCGACCCCATCACTTTAAATAAACTTTCTTAAACTTCACATCGTGCCCCATTTTCTCTCCCTGTCCATGTCTTTCTTATTTTAGATCACTTTTTTATCTTTCTGATTGTCATTAAATACTTATTTTACATTCATATATTTATacatatcaactatatcaacaaCATGTATCGACTATACATCAGACAATATTTTTTACGAAGCGAAACAGAGGTGGTCAAATGATCATAAGAAGAAAAATGATGAAATGCGTGGTGTGATCCAAGAGTTGCAATAGTGCCCAAACAAGAAATCAATCAAATCCTGCAATGCACCAAACTAACATCTTATTTGACGTGACAAAGACCAAAAACCAAAATCACAACAGAATGTGGGGGGATTTATATTCCTGTCATTTCGTGCCAATTCATGACCTGCAACCTCAGTGCGTGGTGGATCCGGGGCGCCAGACACTGGGTTGCAGACCCAGGTTAGAGGTGCTGAATCTGGGGCAAGGCACTCTGGAGGGCTTGGTGGAGGCGGGGCGAGGTGGGGTGTGGGCAGGAGGACTGAGATCAGGGGCGCTCTTAAATTGCCTGTTACCCTGTTGAGGGGCGTGGGGCTCGGAGGGGTAGGGGTGAGGGTTAGGGACATGGGCAGAGGGGAAGCTAGGGAGCTGAGGGAGGGGGGCGGTgggggctggaggaggagggaccCACTGGGACTGAAGCTGGTAGGGGGTGTTAGAGGGGGATTGGTAGCAGGAAGTGGCTGTGGGCAGAGGGGAAATGATATCAGACCTCCACAGCGGTTCTCCCAGTGTGGTTGCTGACCGTGGGACAATGATCGTAGGAGAGGGGCCTGTGGGAGGTGGCGTGGAGAAGCGCTTGATCTCATACACACGTGGCGTCTTGATTGGCCCGTAGGAGCCGCCAGTCTGCTGTTGATAGGCCTGTGCTTGCTGGGGAGTCCCGCCCCCGTAACTGAAGAGGGAGGAGTTTAGCTGGTAGGGCTGGTGACTCATAAAGTCCAGAGCCTTGATGCCTTGAGCCTTCTGACCCCCAGGAGCGTCTTTTTGCCCCGCTGGTCTCCCACCCTGCCCTGCAACCCCCGCCCTCTGGCGCTGGGCCTGGGGAGggcaggagggggagaggagggggttgtAGCTGATGGGAGGGGGGGCTCTGCAGCTGGAGGAGTATCTGAattgagaggggagggagggggtgggagagggCTGGCGGGGGTGGCCgagagagggttggggtgaggagggggtgcTTTCCACCACAAAGCGATCCATCCTGCTCTGCCTACGGGCGAACAGCTGACCCCCCTTCCCCGCTAACTGGGGTATCTGTGGAGGGCCCTGCGTTTTAGGGGCCACAGGAGGGGGCTTGGGGCCTTTCCGGGCCTGCATGAAGTTACAGGCCTCAGCCCCCAGCCTCAACCAGTCCTCTTCAGGGCCAGACTCACCTCCAGTCTCCACACCTCCCACTCCTCCACTAGGCCCCATGGAGCCGGGACCGGGACCGGGACCGGGGCGTGGACCCATCCTGGTTGGTGCGTCCGGGTTTTGGAGCAGTTCGAGCAGGGCCGGGTTGGGAGACACATCCTTCTTGTTCTCCACAGACGGACGG
This genomic interval from Salvelinus fontinalis isolate EN_2023a chromosome 30, ASM2944872v1, whole genome shotgun sequence contains the following:
- the LOC129829091 gene encoding myozenin-1-like isoform X4: MPLSTPAPPKRKKANKIITDLTNITQDDEESDPEASEFDLGTKIKTPKDTMLEELSLMTNKGSKMFRRRQQRVERFIVTNENMNLQSLVPSLGCEMMAPPPEPEPEHEEEVLDKEAEKEKRRQQYVRTYVSPWERAMRGDESLTATMHHCMAGPHPPHEMPKFKSFNRSALPYGGSEKAGGHMTFEPPEILFAPLELEPLPSLQADIRSRPSFNRTPIGWVCNPEDNSHIHIQLDNMPPFDGETDNL
- the LOC129829091 gene encoding myozenin-1-like isoform X2: MPLSTPAPPKRKKANKIITDLTNITQDDEESDPEASEFDLGTKIKTPKDTMLEELSLMTNKGSKMFRRRQQRVERFIVTNENMQNLQSLVPSLGCEMMAPPPEPEPEHEEEVLDKEAEKEKRRQQYVRTYVSPWERAMRGDESLTATMHHCMAGPHPPHEMPKFKSFNRSALPYGGSEKAGGHMTFEPPEILFAPLELEPLPSLQADIRSRPSFNRTPIGWVCNPEDNSHIHIQLDNMPPFDGETDNL
- the LOC129829091 gene encoding myozenin-1-like isoform X1, with the protein product MPLSTPAPPKRKKANKIITDLTNITQDDEESDPEASEFDLGTKIKTPKDTMLEELSLMTNKGSKMFRRRQQRVERFIVTNENMQNLQSLVPSLGCEMMAPPPEPEPEHVEEEVLDKEAEKEKRRQQYVRTYVSPWERAMRGDESLTATMHHCMAGPHPPHEMPKFKSFNRSALPYGGSEKAGGHMTFEPPEILFAPLELEPLPSLQADIRSRPSFNRTPIGWVCNPEDNSHIHIQLDNMPPFDGETDNL
- the LOC129829091 gene encoding myozenin-1-like isoform X3 gives rise to the protein MPLSTPAPPKRKKANKIITDLTNITQDDEESDPEASEFDLGTKIKTPKDTMLEELSLMTNKGSKMFRRRQQRVERFIVTNENMNLQSLVPSLGCEMMAPPPEPEPEHVEEEVLDKEAEKEKRRQQYVRTYVSPWERAMRGDESLTATMHHCMAGPHPPHEMPKFKSFNRSALPYGGSEKAGGHMTFEPPEILFAPLELEPLPSLQADIRSRPSFNRTPIGWVCNPEDNSHIHIQLDNMPPFDGETDNL